The genomic window AATCCCAGAGAGCATCCACAAATCAAGCATACCTGATAACTATCATATTACAATATTTATGACTGTATCAATATATTATGGAAATTTCTCCTTTATCAGAATATTCCTGCATTATGATCTTGAATACTGTGCAATTCAGAATGGAAACTATTCATTTTAAATTGTGTCATGAAGTTGCAAATATTGAAACAAGTGACTACTTGGAAGCCCATATTCCTCCTGCAACTCTTCAAACTTTTGAAAATGCCATTTTCCTGAATGTGTTCCAAAAACATAACTGCCTTCTTAATCAAGGGAGAAAACCCTTCAAGTCTGAATATTTCTGGAAACTTTGGATTTTCCAttgagccctttgatgcacaaaagtccgtgtcaaattaatacaatgttcctcctcgccttctaagagccatagcgcttttatttttccacctacagggctggttggggtgtcattttttgtcaatgatctctagtttttttaatatcaaattggtgtaacagaaaaattttgattgctttttattaattaccCTTatctcccgggacactgatgtgtgcggagccactttcactgcagcggtcccgcacacatcaaaccccatTCAGTGTCAGGAACACATATCTATGTATTGCTGACATAAAGGGGTTAAGGAGTAAATCAAGTGTGACCAGAAATTGGAATACATTTCAGAATTGGTGTTAGTGTGATTGTCTCATATCTGCCCCGCATATTGATAAAGGGTTCACAAAGCCTGTCACTTTAGCCACCATCTTCCCACTTACTTTAAATCTTTGACTAGATCCCCATCTTTTGAAGAGTTGCATTTTAGTTGCAAGAAAATATATCCAAGGATTTTTGATAGCCAatccatcctcctccttctctttctGTAGTGTTGCCATGTTAATTCTGTGTGGTTTGTCCTTCCATATTTAAGATTTAAACAgatttctaaattttctaaaaaatatataaaagaataaaaaaatctgGGGGAATTATGttataattttttcaataacGGTAGTAAAATCATTGCTGCAGCACTGTACAGTGTCATTTTTTAAATATGCGTcaattttgaattaatcactggAATATGTTTGAGTGTCTGTTTTCCTGATCCCTGGCCTTATAACTATTAGTTGACAGGGCTTTCCACTTCAtgtccttaaagtgtcaatgtcgtattttttttattttatttttatttgtttgcagaaatcaatagtccaggcgattttaagaaactttgtaattgggtttattaggcaaatatgccattatctgcattcaaaaagacttttctcaGGCCCCCCCTTCTTTTTTTCCATTCACTGTAAAtgatcaggaaattgtgtcttattgcatcagacatgcccctgtctgttctatggagaggggaggggggaggaggaaggagggagattattcggcagcagagagcagaaaacaaattATTACACAGcggggagctgcatgaaagctgtattcagaggtcagtgctgacttaagaggagatagcccggtgatgtagctgtaaactctttgttgtcctgttttggtgcctcatctccctcaacgcctcccctttccatagacaactatgaagacagggggaagagcttcaaactgctttttcatgataaaaatgcattttacgggtaataaacccaattacaaagtttcttaaaatcgcctgtactattgatttctggaaaaaaaactaaaacaaacaacagtgacactttaactcccATCATGAGAGATGATTTCTAAGACATAATTCCCTTTTACTACAGAAAAACAACCCTTCTAGTCTTAATATTTCTGATAACTTTGGATTTTGTCATTTTACCATGTCTCAAAGGTTTTTAGTGTTTCCACTATTGTCATCACAAAATCGTATGGAAAAACCATTATTTTACTACCACAGAAACTTCAGTAAAACTGTTTGagttcctattgacttcaatgaagtgcattattatattgagAATATGTCtctatttcatttttattttactgtgtgtgaacatagccttagaggtaTGCTATCATTAATAGGTTAGTTTTTGTGATGCAACACATTCCTTTTGGGCAGGTCTTTTATGGGTACATAAAAAACAATAACAATGAACGATTAAACAACATATCAGGGGTGACCTGACATAGTACACCTCAGGTTATTTAAGATTCATATTACATATGATTTCTGACTATTATTTCAAAATGAGTTACCCCTACAGCCAGGCCAGTAAAGCAAGTCAAATGCTTGGCTGCATAGCTGGAGGTACAACCAGTAGGAAGGAGGGGATTCTATGCATAATAACTTAATTATAATAAGACACTTGGCAATTATTTCTATTATTAATTAATAGAAATCGCTAAGGAATGATGTCTGTGTTAGAATGGAAATCTCTAAAGGCCGCACATTAATCTACTTTAGAAATAAAAGCACACTGATGATCTAGAAAACCTGTGCACTAAAGAGTGAAAGCATTTGCCGTCCTGTGTTCCACCAATTCTTTTTTTGTATTGAAAAACAAATTTACTGCATATTTTATTTTCATAATGATGAACAATGAAACACATATGACAAAATTTGTCCTATATGGTCTTAGCTCcaacccaagcctccagcttcctcTCTTTCTGCTCTGCTTCTTCGTCTATATGGTAACCTTGCTGGGTAATCTTACCATCATTGTGTTAATAAGAATAACTCCAGGTTTACAAACACCAATGTACTTCTTCCTTATGAACTTATCACTTGTAGATGTCCTGTACTCATCAACTATAACACCCAACATCATGGCCAACATTCTCTCTGAACATAAGACAATCTCCATCACTGCTTGTGCTACACAAATGTTCTTCTTCATTGACCTGGCGAGCTCGGAAGCAATGTTACTTGCTGTGATGGCCTATGATCGATATGCAGCTATATGTAAACCACTGTATTATGTAACTCTGATCAGCAAagtgacttgtatccgacttgtTTGCTCAGTATACACAGCAGGATGTATTAATTCATTGATTCATACATGTGCTGCATTTAGCCTACCGTTCTGTCGGTCCAATTACATCAACCATTTCTATTGTGATATTAACCCCATATTAAAGCTGTCATGTAAAGATACATATATTAATGAGATGTTGTTGTTTCTTGTTGCTGGATCTTTTGAAGTGGGCTCTTTTTTATGTATAATGATGTCATACATATTCATTATCTTCTCTTTGTTTAAGATAGGATCTTCAAGCAGGATAAAGTCTTTATCCACTTGTGTCTCTCACTTTACTTGTGTAAACTTATTTTATTGCCCAACTTTCTTTATGTATTTACGACCTAATTCTGTATATGGAGTGGATCAGGACTGGATGGTGTCAGTGTTCTATACAGTGATTGTACCAATGTTAAATCCTTTAGTCTATAGCTTAAGAAATCAGGATGTAAAACAAGCCCTGGTACAAGCTAAGGTTACCAGTATTCTCAATATATTCAAGAAATACTAAAGCTAGTCATACATAAAAAATAACTGTTTTGCCAATTTGTTTCTAGCCTTCCTTTAGACACTCCAACCTAAAGAGCTTACTGTAATGCTATGCACTGTATATAGCGCTCAATGATGAGACAATATTCAATAGGCTCCTGTACAACTATACACTGATACGTCAAAGCCaatttacgtttttgcaattttgctttttccactttatatttaaaaggccatagcacttgcattttttcacctagaaacgcaTATGAGCCCTTTTtctttgcgaaaccaattgtactttgcaatgataggcattatttttccataaaatatgctgcgaaaccagaagaaaatcatttgcgctgtcaaattatttgcgctgttcgccctatggtaaaactgacttgttatacatgttcctcaagtcgttacgattacaatatgtaacatgtataacttttattgtatctgatggcttttaaaaaattcaaaccattgttaacaaatacactcaccggccactttattaggtacaccatgctagtaacgggttggacccccttttgccttcagaactgcctcaattcttcgtggcatagatacaacaaggtgctggaagcatttctcagagattttggtccatattgacatgatggcatcacacagttgccgcagatttgtcggctgcacatccatgatgcgaatctcccgttccaccacatccaaaagatgctctattggattgagatccggtgactgtggaggccatttgagtacagtgaactcattgtcatgttcaagaaaccagtctgagatgattctagctttatgacatggcgcattatcctgctgaaagtagccatgagatgttgggtacattgtggtcataaagggatggacatggtcagcaacaatactcaggtaggctgtggtgttgcaacaatgctcaattggtaccaaggggcccaaagagtgccaagaaaattttccccacaccatgacaccaccaccaccagcctgaaccgttgatacaaggcaggatggatccatgctttcatgttgttgacgccaaattctgaccctacaatccgaatgtcgc from Dendropsophus ebraccatus isolate aDenEbr1 chromosome 1, aDenEbr1.pat, whole genome shotgun sequence includes these protein-coding regions:
- the LOC138783480 gene encoding olfactory receptor 5AR1-like — protein: MMNNETHMTKFVLYGLSSNPSLQLPLFLLCFFVYMVTLLGNLTIIVLIRITPGLQTPMYFFLMNLSLVDVLYSSTITPNIMANILSEHKTISITACATQMFFFIDLASSEAMLLAVMAYDRYAAICKPLYYVTLISKVTCIRLVCSVYTAGCINSLIHTCAAFSLPFCRSNYINHFYCDINPILKLSCKDTYINEMLLFLVAGSFEVGSFLCIMMSYIFIIFSLFKIGSSSRIKSLSTCVSHFTCVNLFYCPTFFMYLRPNSVYGVDQDWMVSVFYTVIVPMLNPLVYSLRNQDVKQALVQAKVTSILNIFKKY